The region TGCGACCGCCTCGCCGGGTTCGATGTAGACCTGCGCTCCGGTATCCTCAGCCACGTCGGCGAGGAATTCCACGAGTTCGTCGCGCTGGTAGTCGGCACGCGTCACGTGGTGCCCGCCTCCCAGGTTGATCCACGAGAACTGGCCGAAATAGGGCTCGAGATAGTCGAACACCTTGTCCCATGTCCGCTCGAGCGGGCCGAAGTCCTGTTCACACAGATTGTGGAAGTGGATGCCGTCGATCATCTCCACGTGCTCTTCGGTAAGCTGGTCGATCGGAAAGCCGAGGCGCGAGTGCGGTGCGCTGGGATCGTACTTGGGCACCTCGCCCTCGGGATGCATCGGGTTGATGCGCAGGCCGATGTCGAAGTCCTCGCCGCGCGCGCGGGCCGCCTCGATGATCGCCCAGCAGCGCTCGATCTGCTGAGGCGAATTGAAGATCACGTGGTCCGAGAGACGCAGGATCTCGTCGAGCTCGTCAGGCTTGTAGGCGGCGCAGTAGGTCGCGATCTCGCCATCGTAGAACTCGCCGGCAAGGCGCGCTTCCCACAGTCCCGAAGTGCATACCCCGTCGAGGTACTCACCGATGATCGGCGCGGTCGACCACATCGAGAAGGCCTTGAGCGCGCCCAGTACCTTTGCGCCAGAGCGCTCGCCCACATCCTGCAGGATCTTGAGGTTCTCGCGCAGCTTCGCCGCATCGACCACGAAGGCGGGGCTGTCGACGCGCGACAGGTCGAAGTGGGCGAAGGCGCCCGGATCACCGGCTCTGGTTTCCATCGTGAACACCTAGCAAATATCGCCGCCCTCGCGAAGGCAGGGGCGGCGATGGTCTGTCATTAGAGAAAAGCGCTATGAGCCCCCGCTAGGCAGGGACTCAAGAGCGCAGGGCCTCGAGGGGGCATGCCCCCTCTTGCGCATCAGAACGGCAGCGGTTCGGCCAGTTCCTCGACGCTCCAGGGCAGGCCCTGCTCGCCGAGCATTGCGAGGAA is a window of Novosphingobium aureum DNA encoding:
- a CDS encoding carboxynorspermidine decarboxylase, which produces METRAGDPGAFAHFDLSRVDSPAFVVDAAKLRENLKILQDVGERSGAKVLGALKAFSMWSTAPIIGEYLDGVCTSGLWEARLAGEFYDGEIATYCAAYKPDELDEILRLSDHVIFNSPQQIERCWAIIEAARARGEDFDIGLRINPMHPEGEVPKYDPSAPHSRLGFPIDQLTEEHVEMIDGIHFHNLCEQDFGPLERTWDKVFDYLEPYFGQFSWINLGGGHHVTRADYQRDELVEFLADVAEDTGAQVYIEPGEAVALDAGILVGTVLDMGWNGMPVAIVDVSATCHMPDVIEAPYRPAMLGEIPAADDRMIDEGEGGAVRLGGPSCLAGDVIGDYRFLEPPQPGTRFAFLDQAHYSMVKTTTFNGVPLPSIWLWDSESDSLECIRSFGYEDFRGRLS